In Chlorocebus sabaeus isolate Y175 chromosome 9, mChlSab1.0.hap1, whole genome shotgun sequence, the genomic stretch GGGCGGACCTCTAGCTCCACCCTGGGCTTACTGACTGGGCACAGCCAAAAGACCTCCCCACTCTGCCATGCCTTCAGGCTCCCTGCTGGCCTAGGAGAGGAGAGGCCTCTAACCCCACAGCCTAATTGAGAGAGAGATTTCCAAACTGTAGACAATATTTTGGGGGACAGTGGTCCAGGCCCAAGGGAGGTGCATCTTTAAATGCACCCCCACCCCAAGGGCTGGATTCAAAGCCCAGAATCTTTGGGCctggaaaaagaggaggaggagaaagcaaAGTCATCTGGAACTGACAGAGGGACAATACTGGGCCAGGACCCCAGCCCAGAGCTTCAAAGCCTAAGGGAGAAGCAGGTGTCTCCCACTGTAAGGGCAAAGCTGAGGCGCACACCTGTCTCGTGTGAAGATGTGTATGTATGTTCCCTGGGAAGGTGTGGAGTGGGGGCAACAAAGATGATCTCTGCCAGTTCCCCACGAATCTCTCTGGTGCCCTGACGACCCCGGAAAATACTGCTCCCAACTCCTCTCTTGCCTGGTTTCCCAAAAGAGGTTTTTGGACATCTGCCCCAACACAACATTTTATCTGGAATAAAGGAGTAATTGACACAAACATAAATATACAGTAGATGAAACCAAGGGAGGAAGCAGGTAGCTTGTCCTGAGACCTGTCCCCTCAACTATGCTTCTGGTGGCAGTGCAGCCTGGCTCACGGTGGACTTCACTCTTCTCCCCCCATTCCCATCGGCTTCTCCCAGGTCTCAGGGCAACCTAGTCTCCAAACACAGGCATTTCTGCATTCTTAGGAGAAATGACAGGGGCCTGGGAGTAATAGTTTTAAACGAcgctagactttttttttttttttttaatcattaattgTAAACGTGCAAAATACCTGCTGGTACTTCACTTTAGAAGAATgtaatggcaaaaagaaaaaaaggaaaaaagaggcgGCTGATGAATAGATAATAGATCTTTAACCACCAATAAACAGAGAGCAGCGCCAGCAGCCTGGGGATGTGATCATAATTATGCCGCCGCGCGAGCCAATGGGGACGAGGGAACTCGGTCCTAAAATCATCCCAAAACCGAAGGCGAGCTCGAAAATGCGGACACGGCCTGGGACCGGAGAAACGATCCGTAATCCCTAGTTGCACTGGGTTTGCACAGCAACCCCCCCTCCCCGGGACAACAGATggcataataataatagaaataataataataaaataatagcatccataataataataacattgaccacagtaaccaaaataatTACGTCGGAACCATAATAGTACGGTAGCACCACCTCAGGCTCTCCCCTGACCTCGGACTACCGCTCCCAGATATTCCAGAAGGAATTGTTTTGGGGAAGGAGGTGAGCACCCTCCCAGACAGAAAACGCTGGAGACCGTGGGGCGAGAGCGGGAGCGAGTTGGAAGCCCACTGCTTCAGCGGGGTCGGCAGCTCCCGGTCTCAACTCGTAAACGAACGAGCCGGGTCAAGACTCGCGAACGCACCGACCCTGGGACCTCGAGGCTAAGCGTggttggtggggtgggaggacCCCGCACCCCCCACTCCAGGATCCCTCCTGGCCTAGGAAATCGCTGGGAGTTTTGCTAAGGGTGGGGATTGGTATAACCGAACAGCGCCTTTAGCCCAGGAACCAGCCCCCGACCGCTTACCCTCGCGGTGCTCCTAGGACGATCCCAGTTCCCCCGACGCAGGGCCGCGTAAGGCAGCAGCGGCGGAGCGCTAGGCGAAAGGAATCTGTTTGTCCGTCTGTCCTACCAGCTTGGGCTCAGCAGGCTCCGGATTCAGGGGGCCGCAGCGGAGGCGGCGCCGGCCAGGGACTCTGCAGGGACCGGGGTGCCCCGGAGGGAGTGGTGCTGGTGGAGGAGGAGGCGGTGGCTGAGGGGGAGTAggtggggaaagaggaggaggaagaagaggaggaggaggaagaagaggaggaggagaagaagaaaccggaggaagaggaggaggcgaaggaggaggagaagccgCAGCGGGCGCCGCAGGAGCGAGTGAGCTGGGAGCGAGGGGCGAAGGCGCGGAGAAGTCGGGCGGCCCGGCGGGCGGCGGCAGGCTCGGCCCAGGCGGCGGCGCCGACTCCGTTCCACTCGGCCGGGATCCAGGCCTCCGGGTTCCCAGGCGCTCACCTCCCTCTGACGCACTTTAAAGAGTCTCCCCCCTTCCACCTCAGGGCGAGTAATAGCGACCAATCATCAAGCCATTTACCAGGCTTCGGAGGAAGCTGTTTATGTGATCCCCGCACTAATTAGGCTCATGAACTAACAAATCGTTTGCACAACTTGTGAAGAAGCGAACACTTCCATGGATTGTCCTTGGACTTAGGGCGCCCTGCCCGCCTTTTGCAGAggagaaaaaacttttttttttttttgcctccccCGAGAactttccccccttctcccccctgcCTCTAACTCCGATCCCCCCACGCCAtctcgccaaaaaaaaaaaaaaaaaaaaaaaaaaaaagaaagaaaaaaaaaaagaaaaaaaaattaccccaaTCCACGCCTGCAAATTCTTCTGGAAGGATTTTCCCCCCTCTCTTCAGGTTGGGCGCGTTTGGTGCAAGATTCTCGGGATCCTCGGCTttgcctctccctctccctcccccctcctttcctttttcctttcctttcctttctttcttcctttcctccccccacccccacccccaccccaaacaaACGAGTCCCCAATTCTAGTCCGTCCTCGCCGCGGGCAGCGGGCGGCGGAGGCAGCGTGCGGCGGTCGCCGGGAGCTGGGAGCCCAGGGCGCCCGCTCCTCGGCGCAGCATGTTCCAGCCGGCGCCCAAGCGCTGCTTCACCATCGAGTCGCTGGTGGCCAAGGACAGTCCCCTGCCCGCCTCGCGCTCCGAGGACCCCATCCGTCCCGCGGCACTCAGCTACGCTAACTCCAGCCCCATAAATCCGTTCCTCAACGGCTTCCACTCggccgcagccgccgccgccggtAGGGGCGTCTACTCCAACCCGGACTTGGTGTTCGCCGAGGCGGTCTCGCACCCGCCCAACCCCGCCGTGCCAGTGCACCCGGTGCCGCCGCCGCACGCCCTGGCCGCCCACCCCCTACCCTCCTCGCACTCGCCACACCCCCTCTTCGCCTCGCAGCAGCGGGATCCGTCCACCTTCTACCCCTGGCTCATCCACCGCTACCGATATCTGGGTCATCGCTTCCAAGGTACGTGCCACGTCGCGGAACTGCAGAGCGCTGTTCCCGCCGCATCCTTTACTGCCCCCGGCCTGCTCCGGGTGGGCGCTTGGCAAGGCCTGGGCGGAGGTTTCTCCGGCTCGCGGGCCAGCGCGCCCTGTTGGGAAACTAGGCGGCGCGGGGCCGGTGGTGGTGTGGATCCCCAGTCTCCTAAGCTACGACCGGTTTGAAGTGATAGCCTGCGGGCTGCTTGACCCTTTGGGAAGGGGTGCGAACGGAGAAGTTGTCCCCCAGTGCGCTCGTATCCGAGCAGGCTGTGCGTGCCCGGCGCCGCGGAGCCCAGAGCCTGCGGGGTCCCCAGGCTCCTGGTACCCTCGGCAATGCCCCCAACCGTCCTGGCTCCGAGGGGCGCGGACAGGACTCGGCCGCCAGGCTTGCTTTCGACTGCGTTCGACCCTGTTCACCACCCACTTTGCGCCCCTTCAGTCCAGACCCACCACTTCTTGGTCTTCCACCCTCTTCTGGAGGCGAGAGGACCCTCGCGCCCCCGGCGAAAAGTGtgggatttgttttttctttcctgcttttcgGAGGCCTGGGGAGGGGCGGGAACCCGTGCGGGAGGAAAGCTCCAGGGCTCGGCGCTCTCGCCGCGACCTGCTTAATTGGGGCGCCGAGCAGCCACAGCGGGAAGGCAGGTTcggtctggtttttgtttttctttcttaaaaaataaaagaacctgGTCAGAAACTGCCTTAGAGGGAAATATCTGTTCGCGTGTTTTCATTTATTGAGATTTTGACTTGTTTTTCTCTGGGTacggggtgggaggaggagagttAAAACTTCAGAAAAAGGGATAGTTTACCGATCGGAGTCGGTGAAAGATCTACCTCCGGCGGCAGCCGATCAATACTCCAATACTCCGCGGCTTGTTCATTCATTAACCCATTGCGTTCCTGCCGGAGCCTACAGTCGGGTAGATGTCACCCCCCtccccatattttaaaaaatcaaaccaaaggaagaaaaaaaagaaaaaccttttacCCTTAATCCCGAACTGGATTTGCCTGCATCCTGCCTGGGCTGtcggtttgtttttctttgtttgggtTTTCGGTGAATCGATTTCCTATCCTAATAAGTGAACCCAAAACTCTGAGGCTTTGCTCGAAAAGTTTAGCGTTGCCCTTTCTCATTCTCTATCAGTCATGCTCATGGTCCCCCCACCAGACCCGGAGCCGCTGGGATCTTCCTGCGTTTCAGACTGTCCCGGCGGTGTCTGCAACTCGGTAACCGCCCCCCGGGTTTCGATCTCTTCGCTCGCGTTTCTCTTCTAGTTCTCCGGAGCCGGGAGCCCCGGAGCCCAGTTCTCGAGAGGCAGCAGCGGCTGTAGCCGGGCACACCCGCAGGCGAGATTTCTGTCCCGATCCGGCTGCAACGACTCGCTCCGCCTCTGTACTTTTCCGGAGgggcaacaaaacaaataatttaaaaataaatctccaaGAAAACTCTGGAGAGCAGCCCGCCGCCTTTCCACCCTGGGTCAAAGTTTCCCGAGAGgttagaaagaagagaaagtcgTTTCTTCGGGCTGTGGGCGCCAATCCCCCGGCCAGGCTCTGCGgctcccttccctgcccccagcGCCCGGCGAGGAGGTGGCGAGGCCCGCGGCACCAGGGCGGCTGCGGAGCCGGCCGAGGTCAGGAGCCTGGGGGACTGGTCCCGCCGGGGCAGCGGCTGGTTGGGTGCCGCACAGGTGGACACCCAGCGTTGCGGGCCGGACAGCTGAGCCGGCGTTCCCTTCCTGAGCCCTTGGGAGGACCACCGACCCCCGCAGGTCGAGCGGCGCAGCTATGCGAAGGCCCTGAGCGCGGTGACTGGCCAGCCCGGCTCGGGAGAAGTGCGCGGCTCCGGTCAGAGCAGCCCCCCTAATGGGATTTCTGCTGTGCTCCCCGCAGGGAACGACACTAGCCCCGAGAGTTTCCTTTTGCACAACGCGCTGGCCCGAAAGCCCAAGCGGATCCGAACCGCCTTCTCCCCGTCCCAGCTTCTAAGGCTGGAACACGCCTTTGAGAAGAATCACTACGTGGTGGGCGCCGAAAGGAAGCAGTTGGCACACAGCCTCAGCCTCACGGAAACT encodes the following:
- the EMX2 gene encoding homeobox protein EMX2 isoform X2, which produces MFQPAPKRCFTIESLVAKDSPLPASRSEDPIRPAALSYANSSPINPFLNGFHSAAAAAAGRGVYSNPDLVFAEAVSHPPNPAVPVHPVPPPHALAAHPLPSSHSPHPLFASQQRDPSTFYPWLIHRYRYLGHRFQGKSMVSEPKNKVQKAETGGRRLRFATKEKRDAPY
- the EMX2 gene encoding homeobox protein EMX2 isoform X1; translated protein: MFQPAPKRCFTIESLVAKDSPLPASRSEDPIRPAALSYANSSPINPFLNGFHSAAAAAAGRGVYSNPDLVFAEAVSHPPNPAVPVHPVPPPHALAAHPLPSSHSPHPLFASQQRDPSTFYPWLIHRYRYLGHRFQGNDTSPESFLLHNALARKPKRIRTAFSPSQLLRLEHAFEKNHYVVGAERKQLAHSLSLTETQVKVWFQNRRTKFKRQKLEEEGSDSQQKKKGTHHINRWRIATKQASPEEIDVTSDD